A genomic stretch from Achromobacter spanius includes:
- a CDS encoding non-heme iron oxygenase ferredoxin subunit has product MTTHWIKAIAHADVPEDDVIAVQVGDHEIALYGVEGQVYATDNLCTHGNARLCDGFLTGHEIECPLHQGRFDVRDGRALCSPLRENVATYPVRIEDGMVFVGM; this is encoded by the coding sequence ATGACTACCCACTGGATCAAGGCCATCGCCCATGCCGATGTGCCCGAAGACGACGTGATCGCCGTGCAGGTGGGCGACCACGAAATCGCGCTATACGGCGTGGAAGGCCAGGTCTACGCCACCGACAACCTCTGTACCCACGGCAACGCCCGCCTGTGCGACGGCTTTTTAACCGGCCATGAAATCGAATGCCCGCTGCATCAGGGCCGCTTCGACGTGCGCGACGGGCGGGCGCTGTGTTCGCCCTTGCGCGAGAATGTGGCGACCTACCCGGTCAGGATCGAGGACGGGATGGTGTTCGTGGGGATGTAG
- a CDS encoding aromatic-ring-hydroxylating dioxygenase subunit beta → MLDFPLYYRLTCLYTDYAAALDAEQWEKWPDFFLEDCTYKVLPRENHERGYPLATMAFESRAMLKDRIYGATETIFHDPYYQRHVVGAPRVLSVQGDRIESEANYAVFRTKPNQFTTVFNVGRYLDVVRSTPDGLKFESRLCIFDSELVPNSLIYPI, encoded by the coding sequence ATGCTGGACTTTCCGCTCTACTACCGCCTGACCTGCCTGTACACCGACTACGCCGCCGCGCTGGACGCCGAGCAATGGGAGAAATGGCCGGACTTCTTCCTGGAAGACTGCACCTACAAGGTGCTGCCCCGCGAGAACCACGAACGCGGCTACCCCTTGGCCACCATGGCATTCGAAAGCCGCGCCATGCTGAAAGACCGCATCTACGGCGCCACGGAAACCATCTTCCACGACCCCTACTACCAGCGCCATGTGGTGGGCGCACCGCGCGTGTTGTCGGTGCAAGGCGACCGCATCGAATCCGAAGCCAACTACGCCGTCTTTCGCACCAAGCCCAACCAGTTCACCACGGTGTTCAACGTGGGCCGCTACCTGGACGTGGTGCGCAGCACGCCGGACGGCCTGAAGTTTGAATCGCGGCTGTGCATCTTCGACAGCGAGCTGGTGCCCAATTCGCTTATCTACCCCATCTAG